In Salvelinus alpinus chromosome 30, SLU_Salpinus.1, whole genome shotgun sequence, a single genomic region encodes these proteins:
- the LOC139560466 gene encoding coatomer subunit alpha-like, whose protein sequence is MLTKFETKSARVKGLSFHPKRPWILASLHNGVIQLWDYRMCTLIDKFDEHDGPVRGIDFHKQQPLFVSGGDDYKIKVWNYKLRRCLFTLLGHLDYIRTTFFHHDYPWILSASDDQTIRIWNWQSRTCVCVLTGHNHYVMCAQFHPSEDLVVSASLDQTVRVWDISGLRKKNLSPSAVETEVRGISGVDLFGASDAVVKHVLEGHDRGVNWAAFHPSMPLIVSGADDRQVKIWRMNESKAWELDTCRGHYNNVSCAVFHPRQELILSNSEDKSIRVWDMSKRTGVQTFRRDHDRFWVLGAHPNLNLFAAGHDSGMLVFKLERERPAYAVYGNMLYYVKDRFLRQLDFSSSKDTAVMQLRSGSKFPVFSMSYNPAENAVLLCTRATNLENSTYDLYSIPKESDSQNPDAPEGKRSSGLTAVWVARNRFAVLDRMHSLLIKNLKNEIVKKVQVPSCEEIFYAGTGSLLLRDADGVTLFDVQQKRSLATVKIAKVKYVVWSADTSHVALLAKHAIMICNRKLESLCSIHENIRVKSGAWDESGVFIYTTSNHIKYALTSGDHGIIRTLDLPIYVTRVRGNSVYCLDRECRPRVLNIDPTEYRFKLALVNRKYEEVLHMVRNAKLVGQSIIAYLQKKGYPEVALHFVKDEKTRFSLALECGNIEVALEAAKALDERGCWERLGEAALLQGHHQVVEMCYQRTKNFDKLTFLYLITGNLAKLRKMMKIAEIRKDMSGHYQGALYLGDVSERVRILKNCGQKSLAYLTAATHGMDEEAEALKETFDPEKDTVPEVDPNAQLLQPPPPINPLDTNWPLLTVSKGFFEGAIAAKGKAGQMAADMDVDAPGGEGWGEDAELQLDEDGFMDAQDGLGEEGGATKEEGGGWEVEEDLDLPPELELPAGAGVGAEDGFFVPPTKGMSPTQLWCNNSQLPVDHVLAGSFETAMRLLHDQVGVVQFGPYKQLFMQTLSRGRTCYLGLPSLPCLRGNPQRNWKDCGAKQGLPAVGLRLSDLIARLQQCYQLTTAGRFEEGVERFRTILLSVPLLVVDNKQEIAEAQQLITICREYIVGLTMETERKKLPKDTLDQQKRLCEMAAYFTHCSLQPVHMVLVLRTALNLFFKLKNFKTAASFARRLLELGPKPEVAQQTRKILAACEKTLTDAHQLNYDPHNPFDLCAASYTPLYRGRPVEKCPLSGACYCPPYKGQVCRVTQVTEIGKDVIGLRVSPLQFR, encoded by the exons GGCTGAGTTTCCACCCTAAGCGGCCCTGGATCCTTGCTAGTCTTCACAATGGAGTCATCCAGCTGTGGGACTATCGGATGTGCACACTGATTGACAAGTTCGATGAACATGATG GCCCTGTCAGAGGAATTGATTTCCACAAGCAGCAGCCTCTTTTTGTGTCTGGAGGTGATGACTACAAAATCAAG GTGTGGAACTACAAGCTGCGGCGTTGCCTCTTCACTCTTCTTGGACACCTGGACTACATCCGCACCACCTTCTTCCATCAT GACTATCCCTGGATTCTGAGTGCCTCAGATGACCAGACCATCCGCATCTGGAACTGGCAGTCCAGGACATGCGTCTG TGTCCTGACAGGGCATAATCACTATGTGATGTGTGCTCAGTTCCACCCATCTGAGGACCTGGTGGTGTCGGCTAGCCTGGACCAGACTGTGCGCGTGTGGGATATCTCTG GTCTGAGGAAGAAGAACCTCTCTCCCAGTGCCGTGGAGACTGAGGTGCGAGGCATCTCTGGCGTCGATTTGTTCGGCGCTTCCGATGCTGTCGTCAAACACGTGCTCGAG GGTCACGACCGTGGGGTCAACTGGGCCGCCTTCCATCCCAGCATGCCTCTCATCGTCTCAGGGGCTGACGACCGGCAGGTCAAGATCTGGAGGATGAACG AGTCCAAGGCATGGGAGCTGGACACCTGCAGGGGCCACTACAACAACGTGTCCTGTGCTGTCTTCCACCCCCGCCAGGAGCTCATCCTTTCCAACTCTGAGGACAAGAGCATCCGTGTGTGGGACATGTCCAAGAGGACTGGTGTCCAGACCTTCCGCAGGGACCACGACCGCTTCTGGGTGCTGGGGGCTCACCCCAACCTCAACCTATTTGCTGCCG GTCATGACAGTGGTATGCTGGTTTTTAAGCTTGAGCGTGAGCGTCCGGCCTATGCTGTGTACGGAAACATGCTCTACTACGTCAAGGACCGCTTCCTGCGACAGCTCGACTTCAGCAGCAGCAAGGACACTGCCGTCATGCAGTTGCgcag TGGGTCAAAGTTCCCAGTGTTCAGCATGTCTTACAACCCTGCAGAGAATGCTGTCCTGCTCTGCACT AGGGCAACTAACCTGGAGAACAGCACCTATGACTTGTACTCCATCCCCAAAGAGAGCGACTCTCAGAATCCAGATG CTCCTGAGGGGAAGAGGTCTTCTGGTCTGACCGCAGTCTGGGTCGCCAGGAACAGGTTCGCTGTTCTGGACCGCATGCActcg CTGCTGATCAAGAACCTGAAGAATGAGATTGTGAAGAAGGTACAGGTACCTAGCTGTGAGGAGATCTTCTATGCCGGGACGGGCTCCCTGCTGCTGCGCGACGCAGACGGAGTCACCCTCTTTGACGTGCAGCAAAAACGCTCGCTGGCTACCGTGAAGATCGCCAAGGTCAAGTATGTGGTCTGGAGCGCCGACACCAGCCACGTGGCCCTGCTGGCTAAACACG CCATTATGATCTGCAACAGGAAGCTGGAGAGTCTGTGCAGCATCCATGAGAACATCCGTGTGAAGAGTGGAGCCTGGGATGAGAGTGGAGTCTTCATCTACACCACCTCCAACCACATCAAATACGCCCTCACCTCAGG TGATCATGGTATCATCCGGACTCTGGATCTGCCCATCTACGTGACCCGGGTCAGAGGCAACAGTGTCTATTGTCTTGACCGTGAGTGCAGGCCCCGCGTGCTGAACATTGACCCTACGGAGTACCGCTTCAAACTGGCCCTGGTCAACCGCAAAtatgaggag GTGCTGCACATGGTGCGTAACGCCAAGCTGGTTGGCCAGTCCATCATCGCCTACCTGCAGAAGAAGGGCTATCCGGAGGTGGCCCTGCACTTCGTCAAGGATGAAAAGACCCGCTTCAGTCTGGCTTTGGAGTGTGGAAACATTGAG GTGGCGTTGGAGGCCGCCAAGGCTCTGGATGAGAGGGGCTGCTGGGAGCGGCTGGGCGAGGCGGCGCTGCTGCAGGGTCACCACCAGGTCGTGGAAATGTGCTACCAGAGGACCAAGAACTTCGACAAGCTCACCTTCCTCTACCTCATCACCGGCAACCTGGCCAAGCTCCGCAAGATGATGAAGATAG CTGAGATCAGAAAGGATATGAGTGGACACTACCAGGGTGCTCTGTATCTGGGGGACGTCAGCGAGAGAGTCCGCATCCTGAAGAACTGTGGCCAGA AGTCACTGGCATATCTGACTGCTGCCACCCACGGGATGGACGAAGAAGCGGAAGCACTGAAAGAGACCTTTGACCCAGAAAAGGACACTGTCCCTGAGGTGGACCCCAATGCCCAGCTGCTGCAGCCACCACCTCCCATCAACCCCCTGGATACCAACTGGCCCCTGCTCACTGTGTCCAAGGGCTTCTTCGAGGGAGCCATTGCAGCCAAGG ggaaGGCTGGTCAGATGGCTGCAGACATGGATGTTGATGCCCCAGGAGgagagggctggggagaggaCGCAGAGCTTCAGCTGGACGAGG atgGTTTCATGGATGCCCAGGATGGATTAGGGGAGGAAGGAGGTGCCacgaaggaggagggaggaggctgggaggtagaggaggatcTGGACCTGCCTCCAGAGCTG GAGTTGCCAGCTGGTGCCGGAGTAGGGGCTGAAGATGGTTTCTTTGTCCCTCCTACCAAGGGCATGAGCCCCACTCAACTGTGGTGCAACAACTCCCAGCTCCCTGTGGACCACGTCCTGGCTGGTTCCTTTGAGACTGCCATGagg TTGCTCCATGACCAGGTTGGAGTGGTGCAGTTCGGGCCCTATAAGCAGCTGTTCATGCAGACTCTATCCCGCGGGAGGACATGCTACCTGGGCCTGCCGTCTCTGCCCTGCCTGCGTGGCAACCCGCAGAGGAACTGGAAGGACTGTGGGGCCAAGCAGGGGCTGCCCGCTGTGGGTCTTCGTCTCTCAGATCTCATTGCCCGCCTGCAGCAGTGCTACCAGCTCACCACTGCCGGCCGCTTCGAGGAGGGCGTTGAACGCTTCCGCACCATCCTGCTGTCTGTGCCACTGCTGGTGGTCGACAACAAGCAGGAGATCGCAGAG GCTCAGCAGCTGATCACAATCTGCAGAGAATACATTGTTGGCCTCACCATGGAAACGGAAAGGAAAAAGTTGCCTAAAGACACATTAGACCAGCAGAAGAGGCTGTGTGAG ATGGCAGCTTACTTCACCCACTGCAGTCTCCAGCCAGTCCACATGGTCCTTGTCTTACGTACAGCACTAAATCTATTCTTTAAACTGAAGAACTTCAAGACAGCTGCCAGTTTTGCCCGTCGTCTGCTTGAACTAGGACCCAAACCAGAGGTGGCACAGCAG ACACGCAAGATCTTGGCAGCATGCGAGAAGACGCTGACAGATGCCCACCAGCTGAACTACGACCCCCACAATCCATTTGACCTGTGCGCTGCCTCGTACACGCCCCTGTACCGTGGACGCCCAGTGGAGAAGTGCCCCCTCTCTGGGGCCTGCTATTGCCCCCCCTACAAGGGCCAGGTCTGCAGGGTCACACAG GTGACTGAGATCGGAAAGGATGTGATTGGTCTGCGTGTCAGCCCTCTGCAGTTTCGTTAG